A genomic region of Janthinobacterium lividum contains the following coding sequences:
- a CDS encoding DUF4123 domain-containing protein: MGINMFPSDWKVSLHTRLQAFRRQFPEAHIYALIDGVFDESCYPLLKRARHLRYEALFAGTPCADEETLTVSPLLVEFCDAGRFTWERLLEKTNGHPALSLIVTPEPLHQLAARLAPWCIVDAADHTVALSFADTRILPQLFKTLTVQQLGQFCGPAHHWQYVTRNGDWGDLILPAEALPAAVGISLSEQQCAQLMRAAEGDAILFQVRATSPRLLEPHAAEQAHALVEYWLGCADHARLETPPDRLDVCIFGLENPGLQARPQLASWLAEPARAQTPDSLFERWMAEQSSVDVPTLSVETKS, from the coding sequence GTGGGTATCAATATGTTTCCCTCTGACTGGAAGGTGTCATTGCACACGCGATTGCAGGCGTTTCGACGTCAGTTTCCCGAGGCGCATATTTATGCGCTGATCGATGGCGTTTTTGACGAGTCGTGTTATCCATTGCTTAAGCGTGCCCGGCACCTGCGATATGAGGCGTTGTTTGCAGGTACGCCATGTGCTGATGAAGAAACGTTGACAGTTTCTCCGCTGCTGGTTGAGTTTTGCGATGCAGGTCGCTTTACTTGGGAACGGCTGCTTGAGAAAACCAATGGTCATCCGGCGCTCAGCTTAATCGTCACGCCGGAGCCGCTGCATCAACTGGCAGCCCGCTTGGCGCCATGGTGCATCGTCGATGCGGCAGACCATACGGTGGCATTGTCGTTTGCCGATACCCGCATTTTGCCGCAACTTTTCAAGACCTTGACGGTGCAGCAACTGGGCCAGTTTTGCGGGCCGGCACACCATTGGCAATATGTCACGCGCAACGGTGACTGGGGTGATTTGATCTTGCCTGCAGAAGCGCTTCCGGCGGCGGTTGGCATATCGTTAAGCGAGCAGCAATGCGCTCAACTGATGCGCGCGGCGGAAGGCGACGCTATCCTGTTCCAGGTGCGCGCGACCAGCCCTCGCTTGTTAGAGCCCCATGCTGCAGAACAGGCCCATGCCCTGGTCGAATATTGGCTGGGTTGTGCCGATCATGCGCGGCTCGAAACACCGCCAGATCGATTGGACGTATGCATATTTGGCCTCGAAAACCCAGGTCTGCAAGCGCGGCCGCAACTTGCGTCCTGGCTCGCAGAACCTGCCCGGGCACAAACGCCAGATTCATTGTTTGAACGATGGATGGCAGAGCAATCCTCTGTCGATGTGCCGACCTTATCAGTGGAGACAAAGTCATGA
- a CDS encoding SMP-30/gluconolactonase/LRE family protein produces MNIYEIKVVSDKPMQVGECPLWHGKEAALYWVDIDGRAVHRLHPASGKHDQWSMPTEPSALAINAGGGLIVALRSGFAHLDTKTGSLAEIAPAPFDMATTRFNDGKVDPAGRFWVGTIFEPRNADAAEMFVLEKGQVRKVWSGGMTVSNGLGFSPDKRTMYHSDTTTHRIDRYHFDAASGAISAPQPFQRFSMDKKAADYGGRPDGAAVDSEGNYWSAMFEGGKILRFAPDGQLLGEITVPVRCPTMVTFGGPDLRTLYITSASHNRSAEEIANYPLTGHVLSVRVDVAGQPETAYQA; encoded by the coding sequence ATGAATATTTACGAAATTAAAGTAGTGAGCGACAAACCCATGCAAGTGGGCGAATGCCCGCTATGGCATGGCAAGGAAGCGGCCCTGTACTGGGTCGACATCGATGGCCGCGCCGTGCACCGCCTGCACCCCGCCAGCGGCAAGCATGACCAGTGGAGCATGCCGACGGAACCGTCGGCGCTGGCGATCAACGCGGGCGGCGGCCTGATCGTGGCCTTGCGCAGCGGTTTTGCCCACCTCGACACGAAGACGGGCAGCCTGGCGGAAATCGCCCCGGCGCCGTTCGACATGGCCACCACGCGCTTCAACGATGGCAAGGTCGACCCGGCAGGCCGTTTCTGGGTCGGCACGATTTTCGAGCCGCGCAACGCCGATGCGGCGGAAATGTTCGTGCTGGAAAAGGGACAAGTGCGCAAGGTCTGGTCGGGCGGCATGACCGTCTCGAACGGCCTGGGCTTTTCCCCCGACAAGCGCACCATGTACCACTCGGATACCACCACGCACCGCATCGACCGCTACCATTTCGATGCGGCCAGCGGAGCCATTTCCGCGCCGCAGCCGTTCCAGCGTTTTTCCATGGACAAGAAAGCTGCGGACTACGGCGGGCGCCCCGATGGCGCGGCCGTCGACAGCGAAGGCAATTACTGGTCGGCCATGTTTGAAGGCGGCAAGATCTTGCGCTTCGCCCCCGATGGCCAACTGCTGGGCGAAATTACCGTGCCCGTGCGCTGCCCCACCATGGTGACGTTTGGCGGCCCCGACCTGCGCACCCTGTACATCACCAGCGCCAGCCATAACCGCTCGGCCGAGGAAATTGCCAACTACCCTTTGACCGGCCACGTGCTGTCCGTGCGCGTGGACGTGGCGGGCCAGCCGGAGACGGCTTACCAGGCGTAA
- a CDS encoding SIS domain-containing protein has product MLLDSIRTQLDSLSKSEKKVALAVLDQPNQTVSQNITALAKSAQVSEPTVVRFCRTLGYDGWHEFKLKLAQGLALAMPGANEQPAQDDLAADLVNKICSRSINTLLDLRNNLNPEAIQRALDILSRASKIEFYGQGTSGIVAADAQHKFFRSGVPTVAYSDPNIHSIAAALLRGGDCLVAISQRGNSPALVRSVKLARRGGADVVVLAPSGTPLADLATVLIPIDLVFNTDPYTPISARLAYLVVIDVLAVGLALQRGPEFRKKMQNAQKALQEFDMQFDSFIG; this is encoded by the coding sequence ATGCTGCTTGACTCCATCCGCACACAGCTCGATTCGCTCTCCAAGTCGGAGAAGAAGGTCGCGCTAGCCGTGCTTGACCAGCCTAACCAGACGGTTAGCCAGAACATCACGGCGCTGGCGAAAAGCGCGCAGGTATCGGAACCGACCGTGGTGCGCTTTTGCCGCACCCTGGGTTATGACGGCTGGCATGAATTCAAGCTGAAGCTGGCGCAGGGCCTGGCCCTGGCCATGCCGGGCGCAAACGAGCAGCCGGCGCAGGACGACCTGGCGGCCGACCTGGTAAATAAAATCTGCAGCCGTTCGATCAACACCCTGCTCGACCTGCGCAACAACCTGAACCCGGAAGCGATCCAGCGCGCGCTCGACATCCTGTCGCGCGCCAGCAAGATCGAATTCTATGGCCAGGGCACGTCGGGCATCGTGGCGGCCGACGCGCAGCACAAGTTCTTCCGCTCGGGCGTGCCGACGGTGGCCTACAGCGACCCGAACATCCACAGTATCGCGGCGGCCCTGCTGCGCGGCGGCGACTGCCTGGTGGCCATCTCGCAGCGCGGCAACAGCCCCGCCCTGGTCCGCTCCGTGAAACTGGCGCGCCGCGGCGGCGCCGACGTCGTCGTGCTGGCCCCATCGGGCACGCCGCTGGCCGACCTGGCGACCGTGCTGATCCCGATCGACCTGGTCTTCAACACCGACCCCTACACCCCGATTTCCGCCCGCCTGGCCTACCTGGTCGTGATCGACGTGCTGGCCGTGGGCCTGGCCCTGCAACGGGGTCCGGAGTTCCGCAAGAAGATGCAGAATGCGCAGAAGGCGCTGCAGGAATTCGACATGCAGTTCGATTCCTTCATCGGCTGA
- the zwf gene encoding glucose-6-phosphate dehydrogenase, with product MALTDFDLVLFGGSGDLAMRKLLPAMYARDVANDLPPTARIICVGRQDSGQDAFLKMVESNSRPHIKASTLNAATWSKFCARIVYVSLNASDAATYAPLVEALRGDADLTRVYYLATPPHLFALICDNLEDNGLVTPNSRVVLEKPLGRDLASAKQINAEVGKVFQESQIYRIDHYLGKETVQNLLALRFGNILFEPLWRREWISDVQITIAEKLGVGNRMGYYDTSGALRDMLQNHLLQLLCIVAMEPPTSIAPDAVRDEKLQVLRSLKKFTPTTLAQNIVRGQYRAGHVDGATVPSYRDEPDAPEHSRTETFVALKAEIDTWRWAGVPFYLRTGKRMADSLAEIVVRFKQIPHSIFNQPTSSFQPNCLVIRLQPDEGLRMNLMAKTPGDGMRLKPAELELDFRESFKTPRMDAYERLLLDVLRGQLTLFMRGDELEAAWEWVEPILDNWEQNDSAPIPYTAGTWGPAAASALIGRDGLQWREEALPED from the coding sequence ATGGCACTTACCGATTTTGACCTGGTCCTGTTTGGCGGCAGCGGCGATTTAGCAATGCGCAAATTGTTGCCTGCAATGTATGCGCGCGACGTCGCGAACGATTTGCCGCCGACGGCGCGCATCATCTGCGTGGGCCGCCAGGACAGCGGCCAGGATGCCTTCCTGAAAATGGTGGAAAGCAACTCGCGTCCCCACATCAAGGCCAGCACCCTGAATGCCGCCACCTGGAGCAAATTCTGCGCGCGCATCGTGTATGTGTCGCTCAACGCCAGCGATGCGGCCACGTATGCACCGCTGGTCGAAGCGCTGCGCGGCGATGCCGACCTGACGCGCGTGTATTACCTGGCGACGCCGCCGCATCTGTTCGCCCTCATCTGCGACAACCTGGAAGACAACGGCCTGGTGACGCCGAACTCGCGCGTGGTGCTGGAAAAGCCGCTGGGCCGCGACCTGGCCAGCGCCAAGCAGATCAATGCCGAAGTGGGCAAGGTTTTCCAGGAATCGCAGATCTACCGTATCGACCATTACCTGGGCAAGGAAACCGTGCAGAACTTGCTGGCCCTGCGCTTCGGCAATATCCTGTTCGAACCGCTGTGGCGCCGCGAATGGATTTCCGACGTGCAGATCACCATCGCCGAGAAACTGGGCGTGGGCAACCGCATGGGTTACTACGACACGTCGGGCGCGCTGCGCGACATGCTGCAAAACCACTTGCTGCAACTGCTGTGCATCGTCGCCATGGAACCGCCGACCTCGATCGCGCCGGACGCCGTGCGCGATGAAAAGCTGCAAGTGCTGCGCTCGCTGAAAAAATTCACGCCCACCACCCTGGCGCAAAACATCGTGCGCGGCCAGTACCGCGCCGGCCACGTCGATGGCGCCACCGTGCCGAGCTACCGCGACGAGCCGGATGCGCCGGAACATTCGCGCACCGAAACCTTCGTGGCGCTGAAGGCGGAAATCGACACCTGGCGCTGGGCCGGCGTGCCGTTCTACCTGCGCACGGGCAAGCGCATGGCCGACAGTCTGGCCGAGATCGTCGTGCGCTTCAAGCAGATTCCGCACTCGATCTTCAACCAGCCGACGTCCAGCTTCCAGCCGAACTGCCTGGTGATCCGTTTGCAGCCGGACGAAGGCTTGCGCATGAACCTGATGGCGAAAACCCCGGGCGACGGCATGCGCTTGAAACCGGCGGAACTGGAACTCGATTTCCGCGAATCGTTCAAGACCCCGCGCATGGACGCCTACGAGCGTTTGCTGCTCGACGTCCTGCGCGGCCAGCTGACCCTGTTCATGCGCGGCGACGAACTGGAAGCGGCCTGGGAATGGGTCGAGCCGATTCTCGACAACTGGGAACAGAACGACAGCGCGCCGATTCCGTACACGGCCGGCACCTGGGGCCCTGCGGCCGCCAGCGCCCTGATCGGCCGCGATGGCTTGCAGTGGCGTGAAGAAGCGCTTCCTGAAGACTAG
- a CDS encoding type VI secretion system Vgr family protein: MTQDIVSAVAAFNGVARLYALAIGDDGQDSGLLVEAFAADERLQEVGARDIIALSTSAHVALASLLGQPASLHISLADGTRTHFSGYVSEAAMLGSNGGLARYRLRITPWLFLLTQVRNSRVWQDRSVTAIIDEVLQAYAPYALWRWSDEVASFMQDAGERSYCCQYRESDFDFVRRLLTEEGIAWRFEAHTLVLFADSSQPCATPEDASSAQAGGLRFHGARVGEPGDSVQALSARRSLPVGLSSVLSYDYKAKKAVAASVPANIALGGKNAPVLESYDTPGQYWYASAAQAQRYAQLQMQAHEARAQLWQARSTVRTLRAGTRFTLTQGPLPQADGAASEYVVLRVASIGVNNLPAPALEGLAELFGPIPELLEETVAEWGAGFPDVAAAIAQAQTSGYANCIEMITASTPWRPVHDSNDARQHATPTALGSQSAIVVGADGNDVASGADEIYCDRLGRVRIRFHWQQETGATCWVRVAQRAAGGGMGSQFLPRIGQEVLVQFLENDIDRPVIIGALYNGQGEGGTVPTPGGIARDQNDAGIFQPAHDHAVAGQGNLAGGNSPLWHGAAGASAAHRNGAAQWGIRSKEFGKAGGMAGYNQLLFDDTDQQGRIQLKSSHAASELSLGHLIHGADNYRGSLRGAGAELRTDAYGVVRAKAGLLVTSYLLGHDASQRDPAGDNAGGIALLKQAVMLGDTFSAAAKTHETVAYASHVGVTAPNASELDEQAAPLKAVQASVAGMHEQLPHTKDSLIAIAAKADLGLIAGQDLQLANGESVVLMSGQDTQWSSGGQWRLHTGQAIGMLGGAVKAGEGDAGVQLIAAQGIIDAQAQADLLQVQAREEVNIVSANAHVDWAAAKSIRLSTAGGANITIEGGNITIQCPGKITVFAGKKSFVGPTRLAYPLPRFSRSICKRCRLNAAESGSPFSMVEE, translated from the coding sequence TTGACACAAGATATCGTTAGCGCAGTGGCCGCCTTCAACGGCGTGGCACGCCTGTATGCATTGGCTATCGGCGACGATGGCCAGGACAGCGGCTTGCTGGTCGAAGCCTTTGCCGCTGACGAACGGCTGCAGGAGGTCGGCGCGCGCGACATCATCGCCTTGTCCACCAGCGCCCATGTTGCGCTGGCGTCCCTGCTGGGCCAGCCGGCCAGCCTGCATATCAGCCTGGCGGACGGCACGCGCACGCACTTTTCCGGCTATGTCAGCGAAGCGGCCATGCTAGGCAGCAATGGCGGCCTGGCGCGCTACCGGCTGCGCATCACGCCTTGGTTGTTTCTGCTGACGCAAGTGCGTAACAGCCGCGTCTGGCAAGATCGGAGCGTGACGGCCATCATCGACGAGGTATTGCAGGCGTATGCGCCGTATGCGCTGTGGCGCTGGAGCGACGAGGTCGCATCTTTCATGCAGGACGCGGGCGAACGCAGCTATTGCTGCCAGTACCGCGAATCGGATTTCGATTTCGTGCGCCGGCTGCTGACGGAAGAGGGCATCGCCTGGCGCTTCGAGGCGCACACTCTGGTCCTGTTCGCCGATAGCAGCCAGCCCTGCGCCACGCCCGAGGACGCCAGCAGCGCGCAGGCGGGCGGGCTGCGCTTTCATGGCGCGCGCGTCGGCGAGCCGGGCGACAGCGTGCAGGCCTTGAGCGCGCGGCGCAGCCTGCCGGTGGGCCTGAGCAGCGTGCTCAGCTATGACTACAAGGCGAAAAAGGCCGTGGCCGCCAGCGTGCCGGCCAACATCGCGCTTGGCGGCAAGAACGCGCCGGTGCTGGAAAGCTACGACACACCGGGCCAGTACTGGTACGCCAGCGCCGCCCAGGCGCAGCGCTACGCCCAGTTGCAGATGCAGGCCCACGAGGCGCGCGCCCAGCTGTGGCAGGCCCGTTCGACCGTGCGCACCCTGCGCGCCGGCACGCGCTTTACCCTGACGCAGGGACCGTTACCGCAGGCCGATGGTGCCGCGTCCGAATATGTCGTGCTGCGCGTGGCCAGCATCGGTGTCAACAACCTGCCGGCGCCTGCCCTGGAGGGGTTGGCGGAACTGTTCGGCCCGATACCGGAATTGCTGGAAGAAACCGTGGCAGAGTGGGGCGCAGGATTTCCCGATGTCGCCGCCGCGATCGCCCAGGCGCAAACCAGCGGTTACGCCAACTGCATCGAGATGATCACCGCAAGCACCCCGTGGCGTCCGGTGCATGACAGCAACGATGCGCGCCAGCACGCCACGCCGACCGCCCTGGGCAGCCAGAGCGCCATCGTCGTCGGCGCCGATGGCAATGACGTGGCCAGCGGCGCCGATGAAATTTATTGCGACAGGCTGGGCCGGGTGCGCATCCGCTTCCACTGGCAACAGGAGACTGGCGCGACTTGCTGGGTGCGCGTGGCGCAGCGCGCGGCCGGCGGCGGCATGGGCAGCCAGTTCCTGCCGCGCATCGGCCAGGAAGTGCTGGTGCAATTCCTGGAAAACGATATCGACCGGCCCGTCATCATCGGCGCGCTGTACAACGGACAGGGTGAGGGCGGCACCGTACCCACGCCGGGCGGTATTGCGCGCGATCAAAACGACGCTGGTATTTTCCAGCCGGCCCACGATCACGCCGTAGCGGGCCAGGGCAATCTGGCGGGCGGCAACAGTCCCTTGTGGCATGGCGCCGCAGGCGCCAGCGCGGCGCACCGCAATGGAGCAGCGCAATGGGGCATCCGCAGCAAGGAGTTCGGCAAGGCGGGCGGCATGGCCGGTTACAACCAGCTGCTGTTCGACGACACCGACCAGCAGGGACGCATCCAGCTGAAAAGCAGCCATGCGGCCAGCGAGCTGAGCCTGGGGCATCTGATCCACGGTGCCGACAATTACCGTGGCAGCCTGCGCGGCGCCGGCGCCGAGCTGCGCACCGATGCGTATGGCGTGGTGCGCGCCAAGGCAGGCTTGCTGGTGACCAGCTATCTGCTCGGGCACGACGCGTCGCAGCGCGATCCTGCCGGCGACAATGCCGGCGGCATCGCGCTATTGAAGCAGGCAGTGATGCTGGGCGACACCTTCAGCGCTGCCGCCAAAACGCACGAAACGGTCGCCTACGCCAGCCATGTGGGCGTCACCGCACCGAATGCCAGCGAACTCGACGAGCAGGCGGCGCCCCTGAAAGCCGTGCAGGCCAGCGTGGCGGGCATGCACGAACAATTGCCGCACACCAAGGACTCGCTGATCGCGATTGCCGCCAAGGCTGACCTGGGCCTGATCGCCGGGCAGGACCTGCAACTGGCCAATGGCGAGAGCGTCGTCCTGATGAGCGGGCAGGACACGCAATGGAGCAGCGGCGGCCAGTGGCGCCTGCACACGGGCCAGGCCATCGGCATGTTGGGCGGCGCCGTCAAGGCCGGGGAGGGGGATGCCGGGGTGCAGCTGATCGCCGCCCAGGGCATCATCGACGCGCAGGCGCAGGCCGACCTGCTCCAAGTCCAGGCGCGCGAAGAGGTCAATATCGTTAGCGCCAACGCGCATGTCGACTGGGCGGCGGCGAAAAGCATCCGCCTGTCGACGGCGGGCGGGGCCAACATCACCATCGAGGGCGGGAACATCACCATCCAGTGTCCTGGCAAGATCACCGTGTTTGCAGGCAAGAAGAGTTTTGTCGGGCCGACACGGCTGGCTTATCCATTGCCCAGATTTTCTCGTTCCATATGCAAACGATGCAGGCTTAACGCCGCCGAATCAGGTTCTCCTTTTTCCATGGTGGAAGAGTGA
- a CDS encoding chemotaxis protein — MNSMQQDVDERTSLTGNNKFELFLFKLGTSDHSTSRELFGINVFKVREIMEMPAITAVAGSHPHMLGVVNIRGQIVPVIDLPMAVGCKSNGLKILMVTEFARSTQAFAVEEVDEIVRLEWNQVLSAESSVGGGLVTSIARLDGDTDKTRLAQVLDVEQILRNVLPSGDPDVDENSIGPQVRLPAGAVILAADDSSLARSLIEKGLEAMGVPFIMTKTGKEAWERLQAISAQAATEGKRAKDKVALVLTDLEMPEMDGFTLTRNIKNDGRFANIPVVIHSSLTGSTNEDHVKGVGADGYVAKFVAAELAETIRKVLAR, encoded by the coding sequence ATGAATTCAATGCAGCAAGATGTCGATGAACGCACGAGCCTGACAGGCAATAACAAATTCGAACTGTTCCTGTTCAAGCTGGGTACCAGTGATCACTCGACCAGCCGCGAACTATTCGGCATCAATGTGTTCAAAGTCCGTGAAATCATGGAAATGCCGGCCATCACGGCCGTGGCCGGTTCGCACCCGCACATGCTGGGCGTGGTCAATATCCGTGGCCAGATCGTGCCCGTGATCGACTTGCCGATGGCGGTCGGCTGCAAGAGCAATGGCTTGAAGATACTGATGGTGACCGAATTTGCCCGCTCGACACAGGCGTTTGCCGTGGAGGAGGTCGATGAAATCGTGCGCCTGGAATGGAACCAGGTGCTGTCGGCCGAATCGAGTGTCGGTGGCGGCCTCGTCACCAGCATCGCGCGCCTCGATGGCGACACGGACAAGACGCGCCTGGCGCAAGTGCTGGACGTGGAACAAATCCTGCGCAACGTGCTGCCGTCGGGCGACCCGGACGTGGACGAGAACAGCATCGGCCCGCAAGTGCGCTTGCCTGCCGGCGCCGTGATCCTCGCGGCCGACGATTCCTCGCTGGCCCGTTCGCTGATCGAAAAGGGCCTCGAAGCGATGGGCGTGCCTTTCATCATGACCAAGACGGGCAAGGAAGCATGGGAACGCCTGCAGGCCATCTCGGCCCAGGCGGCCACGGAAGGCAAGAGGGCGAAAGACAAGGTGGCGCTGGTGCTGACCGACCTGGAAATGCCGGAAATGGATGGCTTTACCCTGACGCGCAACATCAAGAACGATGGCCGCTTCGCCAACATCCCCGTGGTGATCCACTCGTCGCTGACGGGCTCGACCAACGAAGACCACGTCAAGGGCGTGGGTGCCGATGGTTATGTGGCGAAATTCGTGGCGGCTGAATTGGCTGAAACCATCCGCAAGGTGCTGGCGCGGTAA
- a CDS encoding DUF3304 domain-containing protein gives MIILFRQWLWRGVLLAACLPGVAMAASIQALNYSSREVNYIAVENPGNTNSGGGGDSIRPYGQGGSICCFSVPEKWHADLKVVVVYQLSPDPTFHRETVSIPPYPDGRGGDIWLIVYEDGSVGAVASHYGPSRPEWPGKIKGYPVPTKEYRDERRKAKIELEKKWLDTMEKGLERNSHKMTAAEVDELKDVIEYKKKLIQSLEGMHP, from the coding sequence ATGATTATCTTGTTCAGGCAGTGGCTGTGGCGAGGTGTCTTGCTGGCCGCATGTTTACCCGGCGTCGCCATGGCCGCGAGTATTCAGGCATTGAATTATTCTTCGCGCGAGGTCAATTATATTGCGGTTGAAAATCCGGGCAATACCAACAGCGGCGGCGGTGGCGATTCGATCCGTCCATATGGGCAGGGCGGATCGATATGCTGTTTCAGCGTGCCGGAAAAGTGGCATGCGGATTTGAAGGTGGTGGTGGTCTATCAGTTGTCCCCGGACCCGACCTTTCATCGCGAGACGGTCAGCATTCCGCCTTATCCGGATGGGAGGGGCGGTGATATCTGGCTGATCGTCTATGAAGATGGCAGCGTGGGAGCTGTGGCGTCGCATTACGGACCGAGCCGGCCGGAGTGGCCGGGGAAAATCAAGGGATATCCGGTGCCGACGAAGGAGTATCGGGACGAGCGTCGTAAGGCAAAAATAGAATTGGAAAAAAAATGGTTAGATACAATGGAAAAAGGATTGGAGCGTAATAGTCATAAGATGACGGCTGCTGAAGTTGATGAATTAAAGGATGTAATTGAGTATAAGAAGAAACTCATCCAGAGCCTTGAGGGAATGCATCCATGA
- a CDS encoding T6SS phospholipase effector Tle1-like catalytic domain-containing protein, whose translation MTAFLATIYSAEKNEPADSAKFFDDETELKILGDLVRKRECPTPGFPPSCDANLFFGFFFDGTNNNMKRDLAFHSHSNVARLYHAFPGDKDTHGSEAWPDLDAKYHKSYFRTYVPGVGTRFDEVGDTGEGFSALTSDRARGLAFAYKGENRIIWALVEALNNVHRYYTDAPLVDDKSFKKDFNTLSLPSKVQPSEALVNAFTQALQKLHGNLRPFVPTDAPAKSVNKGKVLNIFVSMFGFSRGAAEARSFANWFIWLCKLDAQLTASKGVKARQLSIGTIEVTFDFMGLFDTVASVGLAASVPLPNRMVDGHGGWADAEVSLRIPTSPGPSKCLHLVSAHEVRRSFPLDSVAHLGNIPPNCTEIVFPGVHSDIGGGYLPREQGRGTDPSGGDLMSRITLATMYRAARLAGVPLKLEEASEATKRAFRIDPRTIATFNAYIGFCHAQQGAEPSLRLHRVMEFQHMLYIQWRKKMLGKMGDLPNVKNLATSYKSGKFDFTDLTMADKELEEEVASFEKWRANQRTTSSRGRPRNPEWEPIAEFWDKPVPPAEVNNFFEQFVHDSRAWFKPLGKDIPDLWYALELLVAQEERARDWENGPNADPGKPNPYSLSNKEKEQLLRYKAVKGTENEMDAIEPDKGGRENRLLGGGYLRFRSIYMGSDTFKPSGAQYAGMLPVLHKEQRGIAVAHHRSADAMEQAKTV comes from the coding sequence ATGACTGCATTTTTGGCCACTATTTATTCTGCTGAGAAAAATGAACCAGCAGATTCAGCTAAGTTTTTTGATGATGAGACAGAACTAAAAATATTAGGTGATTTAGTCAGGAAAAGGGAATGCCCCACCCCAGGATTCCCCCCATCATGCGATGCGAATCTATTTTTCGGTTTCTTCTTCGATGGCACCAATAATAATATGAAACGGGATCTGGCTTTTCATTCGCATAGTAATGTGGCGCGCCTGTATCATGCATTTCCAGGTGATAAAGATACGCATGGCAGCGAGGCGTGGCCGGACTTGGATGCAAAATACCACAAGAGTTACTTTCGTACCTACGTTCCCGGAGTGGGAACACGTTTCGACGAGGTTGGTGATACGGGAGAGGGATTTAGCGCTCTCACCAGCGACCGGGCGCGTGGCCTGGCCTTTGCCTACAAGGGAGAAAATCGCATCATCTGGGCATTGGTGGAAGCACTCAATAATGTGCACAGATATTATACCGATGCTCCACTGGTGGACGATAAGTCCTTTAAAAAGGACTTCAATACGCTCAGTTTGCCCAGCAAAGTGCAGCCTTCAGAGGCGCTGGTGAACGCTTTCACGCAGGCTCTGCAAAAGTTGCACGGCAATTTGCGGCCATTTGTGCCAACCGATGCGCCGGCGAAAAGCGTCAATAAAGGCAAGGTGCTCAATATCTTCGTGTCGATGTTCGGTTTCTCGCGTGGCGCGGCCGAAGCGCGCTCGTTTGCCAACTGGTTCATCTGGTTATGCAAGCTCGATGCGCAACTGACCGCTAGCAAGGGCGTCAAGGCTCGCCAGTTAAGTATTGGCACTATCGAGGTGACCTTCGACTTTATGGGCCTGTTCGATACCGTCGCTTCGGTTGGCTTGGCGGCTTCAGTGCCCCTCCCGAACAGGATGGTGGATGGACATGGCGGCTGGGCCGACGCCGAAGTGTCGCTCAGAATACCCACATCACCGGGGCCAAGCAAGTGCCTGCATCTGGTGTCGGCGCATGAAGTACGCCGGTCTTTTCCCTTGGACTCCGTTGCTCACCTGGGCAATATTCCCCCTAATTGCACGGAAATTGTTTTTCCTGGCGTTCATTCGGACATCGGGGGCGGCTATTTGCCGCGAGAACAAGGGCGCGGCACAGATCCAAGCGGGGGCGACTTGATGTCGCGCATTACGTTGGCCACGATGTATCGGGCTGCCCGCCTAGCCGGGGTGCCGCTGAAGCTGGAAGAGGCCAGTGAAGCGACGAAGCGGGCCTTTCGCATCGATCCGCGCACAATAGCCACTTTCAATGCGTATATCGGCTTTTGCCATGCGCAGCAAGGCGCCGAGCCATCATTGCGGCTACATAGGGTCATGGAATTCCAGCACATGCTGTACATACAGTGGCGCAAGAAAATGCTAGGCAAGATGGGAGATTTACCGAATGTCAAGAATCTGGCAACAAGCTATAAAAGCGGGAAATTCGATTTTACTGATCTCACTATGGCGGACAAGGAGCTGGAAGAAGAGGTTGCGAGCTTTGAAAAATGGCGCGCCAATCAGCGCACGACCAGCAGTAGAGGGCGGCCCCGTAATCCTGAATGGGAACCTATCGCCGAATTTTGGGACAAGCCAGTACCACCCGCGGAAGTAAACAATTTTTTTGAACAATTCGTGCATGACTCGCGCGCGTGGTTCAAGCCGTTGGGGAAAGACATTCCCGACTTGTGGTACGCGCTGGAATTGCTTGTGGCTCAGGAAGAGCGAGCCCGTGACTGGGAGAACGGACCGAATGCCGACCCTGGTAAACCCAATCCCTATAGCTTGAGCAATAAGGAAAAGGAGCAATTGCTGCGATACAAAGCTGTCAAAGGCACTGAAAATGAAATGGATGCGATCGAGCCGGACAAGGGCGGACGCGAGAACAGACTCCTGGGAGGTGGCTACTTGCGTTTTCGGTCAATTTACATGGGATCGGATACCTTCAAGCCGTCGGGCGCTCAGTATGCGGGCATGCTACCTGTTTTGCACAAGGAACAGCGCGGTATCGCGGTGGCCCATCACAGATCTGCCGATGCGATGGAGCAAGCGAAGACGGTGTAA